The following coding sequences are from one Bradyrhizobium sp. 200 window:
- the tsaA gene encoding tRNA (N6-threonylcarbamoyladenosine(37)-N6)-methyltransferase TrmO — translation MVRESEVREGELTVDMPAARDAGLVFVGRIRTPWKSRLETPRQGRQDGPVCRLEIFEPWVPAIKGVDFYENLEVIYWLHQSRRDLVLQSPKNNQKTRGTFSLRSPVRPNPIGTSIVKFVKIEGNVILVRGLDCLDETPLLDVKPDRCEFTPLAPPQAGDFETE, via the coding sequence ATGGTTCGAGAAAGCGAAGTCCGCGAGGGCGAACTCACCGTCGACATGCCGGCGGCCCGCGATGCGGGGCTGGTGTTTGTCGGCCGCATCCGCACGCCCTGGAAGTCGCGGCTGGAGACGCCGCGGCAGGGCCGCCAGGACGGCCCGGTCTGCCGGCTGGAGATTTTCGAGCCATGGGTGCCCGCGATCAAGGGCGTCGACTTCTACGAAAATCTCGAAGTGATCTACTGGCTGCACCAGTCGCGCCGCGATCTGGTGCTGCAGAGCCCGAAGAACAACCAGAAAACCCGCGGCACGTTCTCGCTGCGCTCGCCGGTGCGGCCCAATCCGATCGGCACCTCGATCGTGAAGTTCGTCAAGATCGAGGGTAACGTCATCCTGGTGCGGGGCCTCGACTGTCTCGACGAAACGCCGCTGCTGGACGTGAAGCCCGACCGCTGCGAATTCACCCCGCTGGCGCCGCCGCAGGCGGGGGATTTCGAGACGGAGTAG
- a CDS encoding glycerophosphodiester phosphodiesterase has translation MRAPDWLTARPVAHRGLHDITRGIVENMPAAAQAAIDGNFAIECDIQLSSDGEAMVHHDNALGRLTEGSGALLGKTAAELKAVKFKNTDERMMTLGDLCALVAGRVPLVIEVKSHFDGDRRLVKRMAEVLSSYSGPAVGMSFDPDQVVALRELIPGRARGIVAEHEYTAEEWPEASAEQRRGMTHLRHAFRTRPHFVAYWVDELPAAAPWIARNVFNLPLLAWTVRTPEQRARAARYADQMIFEGFLPGT, from the coding sequence ATGCGTGCGCCGGATTGGCTGACGGCACGGCCGGTCGCCCATCGCGGCCTGCATGATATTACGCGCGGCATCGTCGAGAACATGCCAGCGGCCGCGCAGGCCGCCATCGACGGTAATTTCGCCATCGAATGCGATATCCAGCTTTCGTCCGATGGCGAAGCGATGGTGCATCATGACAATGCGCTTGGCCGCCTCACCGAGGGTTCCGGCGCATTGCTCGGCAAGACTGCCGCTGAACTGAAGGCCGTCAAGTTCAAGAATACCGACGAGCGGATGATGACGCTCGGCGATCTCTGCGCGCTCGTCGCCGGCCGCGTGCCGCTGGTGATCGAGGTGAAAAGCCATTTCGATGGCGACCGCCGGCTGGTGAAGCGGATGGCGGAGGTGCTTAGCTCCTATTCCGGACCTGCGGTCGGCATGTCCTTTGATCCGGACCAGGTGGTGGCGCTGCGCGAATTGATTCCCGGCCGCGCCCGCGGCATCGTCGCCGAGCACGAATATACCGCCGAGGAATGGCCGGAAGCGTCAGCCGAACAGCGCCGCGGCATGACGCATCTGCGCCATGCCTTCCGCACGCGGCCGCATTTCGTGGCCTATTGGGTGGATGAACTGCCCGCGGCCGCCCCCTGGATCGCCCGCAACGTCTTCAACCTGCCGCTGCTCGCCTGGACCGTGCGCACGCCGGAGCAGCGCGCCCGCGCCGCGCGCTACGCCGACCAGATGATCTTCGAGGGGTTCCTGCCGGGAACCTGA
- a CDS encoding RidA family protein, whose product MAGTVEQKLAAQGIVLNEPRTPMANYVGFVRTGNLLFVSGQVCADAEGKLIAKGKLGAGVTIEQGYAAAQGCGVNLLAQVKAALGDLDKVVRVVRLGGFINSTPDFLDGPKVLNGTSDLMVTAFGDKGRHARTTVGVASLPSDAAVEVDAIFEVS is encoded by the coding sequence ATGGCGGGTACGGTCGAACAGAAGCTGGCGGCGCAAGGCATCGTCCTGAACGAGCCGCGTACCCCGATGGCGAACTACGTCGGCTTCGTGCGTACGGGCAATTTGCTGTTCGTCTCCGGGCAGGTGTGCGCCGACGCGGAAGGCAAGCTGATCGCCAAGGGCAAATTGGGCGCCGGCGTCACCATTGAACAGGGCTATGCGGCGGCTCAAGGCTGCGGCGTCAACCTGCTGGCGCAGGTCAAGGCAGCGCTGGGCGATCTCGACAAGGTGGTCCGCGTGGTCAGGCTCGGCGGTTTCATCAATTCCACGCCCGACTTCCTCGACGGACCCAAGGTGCTCAACGGCACCTCCGACCTGATGGTCACCGCCTTCGGCGACAAGGGCCGGCACGCCCGCACCACCGTCGGCGTCGCCTCCCTGCCCTCGGATGCCGCCGTCGAGGTCGACGCCATCTTCGAGGTGTCCTGA
- a CDS encoding GNAT family N-acetyltransferase, with translation MASSEITLEAVPSASDIKAAEWDACANPGGDLSGLENLDTLAPRELHSCAVSKPAYNPFVSHAFFSAAEASGSACARTGWGPRHLLARLDGEIAGIVPCYLKAHSQGEYVFDRGWADAYERAGGRYYPKLQASVPFTPATGPRLLIRDDVDREQIGTALASGLMALCNATDASSVHVTFAREAEAKFLGRHGFLLRNDQQFHWHNEGYRTFDDFLTSLNSRHRKAIKRERREAVASGITIHHLTGTDITEDAWDAFFAFYMETGSRKWGRPYLTRKFFSLISESMSRDVLLVMAKRSGRWIAGAINFIGSDTLFGRNWGAVEHHPFLHFEVCYYQAIDFAIQRGLKIVEAGAQGEHKLARGYLPQTTYSAHFIADPDLRRAIADYLKRERAYVAEVGRELTDAGPFRKAADEA, from the coding sequence ATGGCATCATCCGAAATCACCCTCGAAGCCGTCCCCTCCGCCAGCGACATCAAGGCTGCGGAATGGGATGCCTGCGCCAATCCGGGCGGCGATCTGAGCGGTCTCGAAAATCTCGATACGCTGGCCCCGCGCGAGCTGCATTCCTGCGCCGTTTCAAAACCGGCCTATAACCCCTTCGTTTCCCACGCATTTTTCTCCGCCGCCGAAGCTTCCGGCTCGGCCTGCGCCCGCACCGGCTGGGGGCCGCGGCATCTCCTGGCACGGCTCGACGGCGAGATCGCCGGCATCGTGCCCTGCTATCTGAAAGCGCACTCGCAAGGCGAATATGTCTTCGACCGCGGCTGGGCCGATGCCTATGAGCGCGCGGGCGGGCGCTATTATCCGAAACTGCAGGCCTCGGTGCCCTTTACGCCCGCCACCGGTCCACGGCTGTTGATCCGCGACGACGTCGATCGCGAGCAGATCGGAACCGCGCTGGCGAGCGGGCTGATGGCGCTGTGCAACGCGACCGATGCCTCCTCCGTGCACGTGACCTTCGCCCGCGAGGCCGAGGCAAAGTTCTTAGGGCGACACGGCTTTCTGCTGCGCAACGACCAGCAGTTTCACTGGCACAATGAAGGCTACCGGACTTTTGACGATTTCCTGACTTCGCTGAATTCGCGCCACCGCAAGGCGATCAAGCGCGAACGCCGCGAGGCGGTGGCATCAGGAATCACCATCCACCATCTGACGGGAACCGACATTACCGAGGATGCCTGGGACGCGTTCTTCGCGTTCTACATGGAGACCGGCTCACGCAAATGGGGCCGCCCCTACCTCACCCGCAAATTCTTCTCGCTGATCAGCGAGAGCATGAGCCGCGACGTGCTGCTGGTGATGGCCAAGCGCAGCGGCCGCTGGATCGCCGGCGCGATCAATTTCATCGGCTCCGACACGCTGTTCGGCCGCAACTGGGGCGCGGTCGAGCACCACCCGTTCCTGCATTTCGAGGTCTGCTACTATCAGGCGATCGATTTCGCGATCCAGCGGGGGCTGAAGATCGTTGAGGCCGGCGCGCAGGGCGAGCACAAGCTGGCGCGCGGCTACCTGCCGCAAACCACCTACTCCGCGCACTTCATCGCCGACCCCGATCTGCGCCGCGCGATCGCCGACTATCTGAAGCGCGAGCGCGCCTATGTCGCGGAAGTCGGGCGCGAGCTGACCGATGCCGGACCGTTCCGCAAGGCCGCCGACGAGGCTTGA
- a CDS encoding nodulation protein NfeD, protein MQIVQAALLAAGAAVALVVSPLVASAGETSSKLALTISVDGAIGPATARYVKDALTKASERRAEVVVLRMNTPGGLSTSMREIIADVLASRVPVIGYVAPSGAHAASAGTYILYATHIAAMAPGTNLGAATPVQIGGPLPGLPDAGPDKSDKDKKNGGDQKPKTKDAMTAKATNDAVALIRSLAELRGRNADWGEKAVREAESLSANAALQAKVIDLVARDQAELLRQIDGRVVEVTGGEMRHLATRDATREAIDPGWILRFLAVITNPNVALILLLVGVYGLIFEFTSPGAVAPGVVGTICLLLGLYALNLLPINYAGLGLMVLGIVLLTIEVFNPTVVLGLGGIIAFVLGAIMLFDVEAPGYRVSWPVVGITAAMFIGLVLVVLRSLRRAGKGPVRVGAQAMRGLSAEVIDWSENEGHVFAQGERWQARGAETFKPGEVVEVANIIDLTLVVRRRPTLIGKEVRHDA, encoded by the coding sequence GTGCAGATCGTACAGGCGGCTCTTCTTGCGGCCGGTGCAGCCGTAGCTCTGGTTGTCTCTCCCCTTGTCGCCTCAGCGGGAGAGACCAGCAGCAAGCTTGCGCTGACCATCTCGGTCGACGGAGCGATCGGACCGGCAACGGCCCGTTATGTGAAGGATGCTTTGACCAAGGCAAGCGAACGTCGCGCCGAGGTTGTCGTTCTGCGCATGAATACGCCGGGCGGTCTCTCAACCAGCATGCGCGAGATCATCGCAGACGTGCTGGCGTCGCGCGTTCCTGTCATCGGTTACGTTGCGCCCTCGGGAGCCCATGCGGCCAGCGCCGGGACCTATATCCTCTACGCCACGCATATCGCGGCAATGGCGCCGGGCACCAATCTCGGCGCGGCGACGCCAGTGCAGATCGGCGGCCCGCTGCCGGGCCTGCCGGACGCTGGCCCTGACAAGAGCGATAAGGACAAGAAGAACGGCGGCGACCAGAAGCCGAAGACGAAGGATGCCATGACGGCGAAGGCGACGAACGACGCTGTCGCCTTGATCCGCAGTCTTGCCGAACTGCGTGGCCGCAACGCCGATTGGGGCGAGAAGGCGGTGCGCGAGGCCGAAAGCCTTTCCGCCAACGCCGCCTTGCAGGCGAAAGTCATCGATCTCGTCGCACGCGACCAGGCCGAACTGCTTAGGCAAATAGATGGTCGCGTAGTCGAGGTTACGGGTGGCGAGATGCGGCATCTGGCAACCCGGGATGCCACGCGCGAAGCCATCGATCCCGGATGGATCTTGCGATTCCTCGCGGTCATCACCAATCCTAACGTCGCGTTGATTTTGCTTCTGGTCGGCGTCTATGGCTTGATTTTCGAATTCACTTCGCCCGGCGCGGTCGCTCCCGGGGTTGTAGGCACGATCTGCCTGCTGCTTGGCCTCTATGCCCTCAACCTGCTGCCGATAAACTACGCCGGTCTCGGCTTGATGGTGCTCGGGATCGTGCTTCTGACCATCGAAGTCTTCAACCCGACCGTGGTTCTCGGCCTCGGCGGCATCATCGCCTTTGTGCTCGGAGCGATTATGCTCTTCGACGTAGAAGCGCCGGGCTACCGGGTGTCATGGCCGGTCGTCGGCATCACGGCGGCAATGTTTATAGGTCTTGTTCTCGTCGTACTCAGATCGCTTCGGCGCGCCGGCAAGGGTCCGGTACGGGTCGGTGCACAAGCCATGCGTGGCCTATCTGCAGAGGTCATCGACTGGTCCGAGAACGAGGGCCACGTCTTTGCGCAAGGTGAACGCTGGCAAGCGCGCGGCGCTGAAACCTTCAAGCCGGGAGAGGTGGTCGAGGTGGCCAACATCATAGATTTGACGCTGGTGGTGCGGCGCCGGCCGACGCTGATCGGCAAGGAGGTACGTCATGATGCTTGA
- a CDS encoding lytic transglycosylase domain-containing protein, giving the protein MQKGRFLRALWCTVSLLSSVAPAVAEDAGEATRSSFEPHAMAAPKPGEGQRESDAREAMCLMIESAAKASSLPLEFFARVIWQESRFRSDAIGPVTRSGHRAQGIAQFMPGTASERGLLDPFSPVQALPKSAEFLAELRDQFGNLGLAAAAYNAGPRRVQEWLAGTGPMPQETRSYVLAITGATVEDWAKAQKGGRTPERIPTSSCRELMALLKQAPSPFITELEQRVTLSAAKLWGVQLAAGFSRDKALAMYARAMKRLSAVIGDQDPSLLSSVMRSRGTRAFYQVRIGADTRPAADDLCNRIRKAGGACFVLRNRGVPG; this is encoded by the coding sequence ATGCAAAAAGGTCGGTTTCTTCGCGCCCTGTGGTGCACAGTATCGCTGTTGTCCTCGGTTGCACCTGCGGTCGCCGAGGATGCGGGCGAGGCTACCCGGTCGAGCTTCGAGCCGCACGCGATGGCGGCCCCAAAGCCTGGTGAGGGGCAGCGGGAGAGCGACGCGCGCGAGGCGATGTGCCTGATGATCGAGTCGGCCGCGAAAGCCTCGAGCCTGCCGCTCGAGTTCTTCGCCCGCGTGATCTGGCAGGAGAGCCGCTTCCGCTCCGACGCAATCGGCCCGGTGACGCGCAGCGGCCACCGCGCACAGGGGATCGCACAGTTCATGCCGGGCACCGCGAGCGAACGCGGCCTGCTCGATCCCTTCAGCCCGGTGCAGGCGTTGCCCAAATCGGCGGAATTCCTGGCCGAGCTGCGCGACCAGTTCGGCAATCTGGGACTGGCGGCCGCCGCCTACAATGCCGGCCCGCGCCGGGTTCAGGAGTGGCTTGCAGGCACTGGTCCGATGCCGCAGGAGACGCGCAGCTATGTTCTCGCCATCACGGGCGCCACCGTCGAGGATTGGGCGAAGGCGCAGAAGGGTGGCAGGACGCCGGAGCGGATACCGACGTCGAGCTGCCGCGAGTTGATGGCGCTGTTGAAGCAGGCGCCTAGTCCCTTCATTACCGAACTTGAGCAGCGCGTCACGCTCAGCGCCGCCAAATTGTGGGGCGTGCAGCTAGCCGCCGGCTTCAGCCGCGACAAGGCGCTTGCGATGTATGCCCGCGCCATGAAGCGGCTCAGCGCCGTGATCGGCGACCAGGATCCGAGCCTGCTCTCGTCGGTGATGCGCAGCCGCGGCACGCGCGCCTTTTATCAGGTGCGGATCGGCGCCGACACACGGCCGGCGGCGGATGATCTCTGCAACCGCATCCGCAAGGCGGGCGGGGCGTGCTTCGTGCTGCGGAATAGGGGCGTGCCGGGGTGA
- a CDS encoding cell envelope integrity EipB family protein, which yields MARSFPVPVRALVFSAAATLLSGFASEPALAGAGGPFLSHQALYDLKLVKSRGTNAISGARGRILYNFSGSACEGYTSEFRQVSELDSGEGKLTLSDLRSHSWEDAAGKSYRFKIDTRMNDAASTPIDGVAERVGDRITVKLKQPVAKTFELDGKVVFPTEQIQHIIAAAREGKSVLELMVYDGSDNGEKVYNTLSVIGQPIPGTRSIASPDPSTANDQMKTLTRWPVTVSYYDRDAKTKEGEQTPVYAMSFELFENGVSRALVLDYNDFVIAGAMGRFDVRDSKPCK from the coding sequence ATGGCTCGCTCGTTTCCGGTTCCGGTTCGTGCTTTGGTGTTCTCGGCCGCCGCCACTTTGCTCTCAGGCTTCGCCAGCGAACCGGCTCTGGCAGGCGCCGGCGGGCCGTTTCTTTCCCATCAGGCGCTGTATGACTTGAAGCTCGTCAAATCGCGCGGGACCAACGCGATATCAGGGGCGCGCGGGCGCATCCTCTATAATTTTTCGGGCAGCGCCTGCGAGGGTTACACGTCCGAATTCCGCCAGGTGTCCGAACTCGACAGCGGCGAGGGCAAGCTGACGCTCAGCGATCTGCGCTCGCATTCCTGGGAAGACGCCGCCGGCAAGAGCTACCGCTTCAAGATCGACACCCGCATGAACGATGCCGCTTCCACCCCGATCGACGGCGTGGCGGAACGGGTCGGCGACCGCATCACGGTCAAGCTGAAACAGCCGGTTGCGAAGACGTTCGAACTCGACGGCAAGGTCGTGTTCCCGACCGAGCAGATCCAGCACATCATCGCCGCGGCGCGCGAGGGCAAATCGGTGCTGGAACTGATGGTCTATGACGGCTCCGACAATGGCGAGAAGGTCTACAATACGCTGTCGGTGATCGGGCAGCCGATCCCGGGCACCCGCAGCATCGCTTCCCCAGATCCCTCGACCGCCAACGACCAGATGAAGACGCTGACCCGGTGGCCCGTGACCGTGAGCTATTACGACCGCGACGCCAAGACGAAGGAAGGCGAGCAGACGCCGGTTTACGCGATGTCGTTCGAGCTGTTCGAGAACGGCGTCTCCCGCGCGCTGGTGCTCGATTACAACGATTTTGTGATCGCGGGCGCGATGGGCCGGTTCGACGTCAGGGATTCCAAGCCGTGCAAGTGA
- a CDS encoding HIT family protein — protein MPAYDTNNPFAKILRGEFPCHKVYEDDHVLAFLDIMPRSPGHTLVIPKAPARSILDITPDDYAHVARATHKIAAAAMTAFKADGITVQQFNEPAGGQVVFHLHMHVMPRHDGVALLPPASRKEDVKVLEDNATKLMAALG, from the coding sequence ATGCCCGCCTATGACACCAACAACCCCTTCGCAAAAATCCTGCGCGGCGAGTTTCCCTGCCACAAGGTCTATGAGGACGACCACGTGCTGGCCTTTCTCGACATCATGCCGCGATCGCCCGGCCATACGCTGGTGATCCCAAAAGCCCCTGCCCGCAGTATCCTCGACATCACGCCCGACGATTACGCCCACGTCGCGCGCGCCACCCACAAGATCGCCGCCGCCGCCATGACGGCCTTCAAGGCCGACGGCATCACCGTGCAGCAATTCAACGAGCCCGCTGGCGGGCAAGTCGTGTTTCATTTGCACATGCACGTGATGCCGCGCCATGACGGCGTTGCGCTGCTGCCGCCGGCGAGCCGCAAGGAAGATGTGAAGGTGCTGGAGGACAACGCGACCAAGCTGATGGCGGCGCTGGGGTAG
- a CDS encoding AzlD domain-containing protein translates to MSEFFGSPHALLILVLAGFLPNEVWRMAGLWFGAGIDEGSEVLVWVRAVATAILAGVIAQILVQPPGALAGVPDWLRYGAVAAGLVVFMLTRRSIFAGVVCGEIVLLAGKWGARLIA, encoded by the coding sequence ATGAGCGAGTTTTTCGGCAGCCCGCACGCGCTGTTGATCCTGGTGCTCGCCGGCTTCCTGCCCAACGAGGTCTGGCGGATGGCCGGGCTGTGGTTCGGCGCCGGCATCGACGAGGGCTCGGAAGTTCTGGTGTGGGTGAGAGCGGTGGCGACCGCGATCCTCGCCGGCGTCATCGCCCAGATCCTGGTGCAACCGCCAGGCGCGCTGGCAGGCGTGCCGGACTGGCTGCGCTATGGCGCGGTCGCCGCCGGTCTTGTGGTGTTCATGCTGACGCGACGTTCGATCTTTGCCGGCGTGGTCTGCGGCGAGATCGTCCTCTTGGCCGGGAAATGGGGGGCTCGGTTGATCGCATAG
- a CDS encoding AzlC family ABC transporter permease yields the protein MALPPLSSPHWKSPLRAFAWGMSSVASTVLTLVLFATYLGIGALAHDSHFSLGWVLGSTLLVWAGPAQIILISTLGSGATAVQAAIAVTVSAIRLFPMVVSVLPLMKTPQTKRRHLVLATHFIAVTLWVECYRLLPKVPRERRIAFTHGLGCGLLTVCMVATTLGYGLAANLPPLFAAAILLLTPLAFLLSTARNCRQISDVLALVLGIALFPLVSMLHTGVDILISGVTAGTIAYSVHWWRERARA from the coding sequence GTGGCGCTGCCTCCGCTCTCTTCTCCCCACTGGAAAAGCCCGTTGCGCGCATTCGCATGGGGCATGAGCTCGGTCGCCTCCACCGTGCTGACGCTGGTGCTGTTTGCGACCTATCTCGGCATCGGCGCGCTGGCGCATGACAGCCATTTCAGCCTGGGCTGGGTGCTCGGCAGCACGCTCTTGGTTTGGGCGGGTCCGGCGCAGATCATCCTGATCTCGACGCTGGGATCGGGGGCGACCGCGGTCCAGGCGGCGATTGCGGTGACGGTGAGTGCGATCCGGCTGTTTCCGATGGTGGTGTCGGTGCTACCGCTGATGAAGACGCCGCAGACAAAACGCCGTCATCTCGTGCTGGCGACGCATTTCATCGCCGTCACGCTGTGGGTCGAATGCTACCGCCTGCTGCCAAAAGTGCCGCGCGAGCGGCGGATTGCGTTCACGCACGGGCTCGGCTGCGGGCTTCTCACCGTCTGCATGGTCGCCACCACGCTCGGCTACGGCCTTGCCGCCAACCTGCCGCCGCTGTTTGCAGCGGCGATCCTGCTGCTGACGCCGCTGGCGTTCCTGCTTTCGACCGCACGCAACTGCCGGCAAATATCGGACGTGCTGGCGCTGGTGCTCGGGATCGCGCTGTTTCCGCTGGTGTCGATGCTGCATACCGGTGTCGATATCCTGATCAGCGGCGTCACCGCCGGCACCATCGCCTATAGCGTGCACTGGTGGCGGGAGAGGGCGCGCGCATGA
- a CDS encoding slipin family protein, with product MMLEYLTYASLAVIVILFLASAIRILREYERGVIFTLGRFTGVKGPGLIILIPVVQQMVKADLRVMVQVVPPQDVISRDNVSVKVNAVLYFRIIDPERAIIKVGDYMAATSQLAQTTLRSVLGKHELDEMLAERDRLNADVQEILDQQTDVWGIKVTTVEIKDIDLNETMVRAIAKQAEAERLRRAKVINAMGEQQAAEKLVEAGRTLAREPQAMQLRYFAALHDIAGERSSTVVFPLPMDLLGHLPGRRNEAT from the coding sequence ATGATGCTTGAATATCTGACCTATGCGTCGCTTGCGGTAATCGTAATCCTATTTTTAGCCTCCGCCATTCGTATCCTGCGGGAATACGAGCGCGGCGTCATCTTCACGCTCGGCCGCTTCACTGGGGTGAAGGGCCCGGGACTCATCATCCTGATCCCAGTTGTGCAGCAGATGGTGAAGGCCGACCTCAGGGTGATGGTACAGGTGGTGCCGCCGCAGGACGTGATTTCGCGCGACAACGTTTCGGTCAAGGTCAATGCCGTTCTTTACTTCCGCATCATCGATCCCGAGCGCGCGATCATCAAGGTCGGTGATTACATGGCCGCAACCAGCCAACTGGCGCAGACCACGCTGCGCTCGGTGCTCGGCAAGCACGAACTGGACGAGATGCTCGCCGAACGGGACCGGCTCAATGCCGATGTTCAGGAGATCCTCGATCAGCAGACCGACGTCTGGGGCATCAAGGTCACCACCGTCGAGATCAAGGATATCGATCTCAATGAAACCATGGTGCGCGCGATTGCCAAGCAGGCCGAGGCGGAGCGGTTGCGACGCGCCAAGGTGATCAATGCGATGGGCGAGCAGCAAGCCGCCGAGAAGCTTGTCGAGGCCGGACGAACGCTTGCGCGCGAGCCGCAGGCGATGCAGCTTCGCTACTTCGCGGCGCTGCACGACATTGCCGGCGAGCGATCCTCGACCGTGGTCTTTCCGCTCCCGATGGATTTGCTTGGCCATCTGCCCGGGCGGCGGAACGAAGCGACGTGA